Genomic DNA from Sphingomonas lacunae:
CATCCAGCCGGCGGATGTGGCGGCAAGGATCAGCCGCTCGACCCGGTCAGGATATTGCATGGCGAAATGCTGGGCCATGGCGCCGCCCCAGCTGACTCCCATGACGTCAAACCGGTCATAGCCAAATTCGTCCATCAGCAGCGACGCGGTGCGCGACATGGTGACTGCATTATAAGGGACGACCGGATCCGGGCTTTCGCCAACGCCCGGCATGTCAAAGATGATGAAATCCCGTTCGCCCATTTGCCGGGCAAAGGGAGCGACCAGTTCGATATTGGCGCCAATGCCATTGAAAAAAAGCAGCGGAGGATGGCCCGAACTAGGGTCTTTGGCCAGCCAGCGGGCCACGCGCAACTCCCGACCGCCAACCGAGCGAATGCCGACTTCGGCGTCACCGAGTGGGTGGTTGGGGATGTGCGTCATTCACTTGTCCTTTGCGAACCCGTCCGGTGACGGCTGCCAGGCCATGAACGGGAGGCTCATCTATGTTGCGCTGCAACAAAAAACAAGCCCGCCGTTCATGCGAGCGGTCGATCAGCCATGGGCATAGCTGCCGGGCGCCGCTTCGATCGGCGGATATTGCTTGCTGCCCAATGTCTTGGGCGCGTCGACCAGCTTGCCGGCCCGTTCCTTGAGCCATTCAGCCCAAAACGGCCACCAGCTGCCTGCCACTTCTTCAGCTTGGCCCAGCCAGCGATCAACATCGGCTGGCGGCTTCTTGTTGGACCGGTAAAATTTGGCCTTGGGGTTACCCGGCGGGTTGAGGATCGCCTGGATGTGGCCAGATTGGGAAAGGACAAATTCGATATTCTTGGAACCGAACAACTGGGTCGACCTGTAACAGGCTTTCCAGGGTGTGATATGATCGGTCACCCCGGCGAGGATGAACAGGTCCATGTCCACCTTCTTGAGGTCAACCGTGTGCCCGGCCAGCTTCACCTTGCCCGGATTGGCAAAGGGCTGGGTCTCGTAAAAGTCGAGATAGTCGCTGTGCAACTTGGCGGGAAGGTTGGTCGAGTCATTGTTCCAATAGAGGATGTCGAACGCCGGCGGGTCTTCCCCATGCAGATAATTGTTGATGACATAGTTCCAGACGAGGTCATTGGGTCTCAGCCAGGCAAAGGCTCGGGAGAGCGAGGCCCCGTCCAATATGCCCTTCTTGGCGCTGCGCTGCCGCGCCAGCTCGATACCATTCTTGGACACCAGTGCGCCCACCTCGCTGTCGGTTGCCTCTGGCTGGAGCACGCAGACCATCAGCGTCGCCGAATTGGCACGATGGTCCCCCATCGCGGCCATTTTCGACAGGATGGTGGCCAGCGTGATGCCGCCGGAACAGGCGCCGGCCAGATTGACCTTGTCCGAACCGGTGATGGCACAGACGACTCCGATCGCCTCGATCACCGCGTCGACATAATCCTCCAGCCCCCAATGGCCATGCTCTGCCTGCGGGTTGCGCCAGCTGATCAGGAAGGGTTGCAGGCCAGCGGCGAGTTGTAGCTGCACCACTGATTTGGTCGGTGTCAGGTCGTTGATATAGGCCTTGTTGATCTGCGGCGGAACAGTCAGCAACGGCACGCCATGCACCTTGTCGGTGGTCGGCGCATATTGGATCAGCTCCATCATTTCCGTGCGCCACACCACCTGTCCGGGCGTCACCGCGAGATTTTCGCCAACCTTGAACGGCCGCTTGTCGACCTGACTGACGATGGCATCATTGTGCATGATGTCGTCATAGGCGTTCTTCAGCCCCTTCATGAGCGACAGGCCGCCGCTGTCGATGGCCCGTTTGATTGCGCTTGGGTTGCCGGCCAGGGTGTTGGTCGGGGACAGGGCGTCCATGATCATTGCCGAGACAAAGCGTGCGCGGTTGCGTTCCAGCTCATCAAATGCGAGATCATCGATCCACGCTTGCGTGCTCTTCTGGACAGCCAGATAATATTGCACTCCGGCGCGATAGAATGGGTTGAAACTCCATGCCGGGTCGGCAAACCGTTTGTCCTTGGCGTCGGGAGCCAGTTCGCTTTTCCCGGTCATGATTTTCATCACGTCCTGATTGAAAGCGTTGACATGCTTCAACGTGGTGGCTGGGTTGGCCGCGGTTTCGCGTAACAGCGCACCCACCGCGCCAATCAGATCCTCACGCGCCAGACCGACCAGCGGACTCAGCGCGGCGCCGCCTTCAGGTTCACCGGACAGTTCGATTTTCGGCTTTTTGGCCATGTGGCGCTCCTCCCTCTTTCGACGGGGCAGGCGCACATTTCAGCGAGTGGCCCTCTCCCCGATCAGGCCGAGAGTGTGGCGCTCTCCGCCGCTTTGTCAACGGCTTCGGCTGCGCGTTCCCGCTCATACCGCAATGCGTCGAATATCTTGCCACCGCCCAGGAAGACCGACCCGGTGCACGCCGCCATCAGCATATAGCCGCCATAGCCCGGATATTGATCGAGATAGTGCATGCCGCGTTCAATCGCGCCCAGGCCCAGGGCATAGATAATCAGGCTGGCCTCAAACCGGGTCTTGATAACAAACAGTCTTTTGACCTTGGCCAGCATGATCCATCCCTTGTTGGTCACAACGAAGCAAGCCTTGTGCCATCCTCGCAAAAGCTGGCTTCCGGGCTTTCGGAAATGGTAAACTGTCAGTAAATCCGACAGGAGGGAAGGGCGTTAACCAAGCTGTGAAAGATTGAGCGCCGAGAGGAGCGCCTTGCGCGCCAAAATGACCCGCTCCACCAGCGCCGGATTGCCGAGGTCGGCCGGTGCGATAGTTTCTGGCCAATGCTCGGCAACAATGGCGGCGGCCCGATCCAGCTTGGTGGCGCTGCACAGGAACCGCGGATCGATTGTCGACGGGTCAGCCACCACCCTCAACCTCAGGCACGCCGGACCACCACCATTGGCCATCGATTGGCGCACATCGACAGGCAGCACCTGCCGGATCGGACCGTTGCCCGAAACATGCGTGTCGAGCCACTGCCTGACGCTTGGCGTGGCCATTGCCTCGGTCGGCACAACCAGCGCCTGCTCACCGCCGGGCAGGGTCACCAGTTGGGCGTTGAACAAATAGCTGCTGATCACATCGGCCAGTGGGACGTCCGCCTCGGCAACCTCGACGATTTCGCACCAGGGCGCGGCCGAAACTATGGCGGCATAGCTGGCCTTGCGGTCGGCAAAGGCGCTTTCGTGGCAAAACAGCACCCGCTCATTGGCCACCGCCACCACATCGTTGTGAAAGGCGCCGCCGGCAATCGCTGCCGGGTTTTGTTCGATGAACAGAGTCCGGTCCGCCGACAGGCCGTGGGCACGGGCAATTGCCTTGCTCGCCTCGACATGTTGCCGCGCGGGAAAAGCGCCGCCGCTCTTGCCATAGACGAATATCTCGACGCCCGGCTCGCCATGGCTGGGGGCGAGGCGCATGTGATTGGCCGCGCCTTCATCTCCAAAGGGTGCGGGCACGGGCTGATGCACGACAAAGGCAGGATTGGCAAAGGCCAGCTTGAGCTGTGCCAGCGTGTCCGTCCATTCATGGCTGCGGTGTGCCATGGTCATCAGATTCGCAACGGTCAGATGGCATCGGCCATCGGCAGTGTCAGCGGCCGGACTGACCGTAGCGGCATTCGCTGCCCACATGCTGGATGCGGAAAAGGCAGCGGCGCGCATGTGCGGTTCCGCGCTGGCGAAATCTGTCGCCAACAGCTCCAGCCAGCCCGCATTGGGCCGGGGGAGTGGCATGAACCAGCCTTGGACAAGGCCGCGCTCCATATTGGCGCGCATCTTGCCAAGGCCCTGCAACGCGGCCTCTCGCGGGCGGGATACGCCACCGGCATGGATGGCCGACGCGATGTTACCCGGTGATAGACCGGCATAATTGTGGCTCGGCCCGATCAGTCCGTCGAAATTGATTTCAGTGAGCATCGCTGTCAGCCCGCGATCCAGTCGATGCTGTCACCCACCGCGACGCCCAGCGTGTCGGCACCATCGGGATTGATCGTCACGCCGCCTTCGACCGGGACCAACCGGGCAAAGGTGCTGCGGAACGCCTGCCAACTGCCCGTCGACACCAGCGCCCGCTCGCCCTCCTCGGCGATGCCGACCACCACATCGGTCCGCGCATCACGGATCGATCGCACCTGGTCTGTGCGCGCGGTCATCGTCGGGCCGCCATCGAAAATGTCGATGTAATTCTCGTAGTTGAAGCCCTCATTCTCCAGCATGCGCATCGCCGCGCGGCCGGTCGGGTGGGGCATGCCGATGACGCTGCGCGCTGCCTCGGTCAGCATCGCGGTGTAAACCGGGTGCTTGGGCATCAGGTCGGCGATGAACTGGTTGCCATGCAAAGCATTGAACTGATCGGCTTCCTGGAAATTCATGCCAAAGAATTTGCCGGCTACCCCATCCCAAAAGGGTGATCCGCCGGCATCGTCGATCACGCCGCGCAATTCGGCAAGGATGCGGTCGGCGAAGATGTGCCGGTGCGCCCGGATGAACAGGTAACGGCTGCGCGCCAGCAACAGGCCCAAACCTCCGGCCCGCTCATGCGGGTGGAGGAACAGCCCGCCGACCTCGCTCGATCCTTCGAGGTCGGAAACAAGGTTCAGTGTTTCCGCCTTGAACGTCCGGTTCAGTTCCTCGCTGCGCTTGCTGATCGTCCCCAGCCGATAGCTGTAGAAGGGCCAGCGCACGCCGACCCGCGTGAAGATCTGGCACGTGCCGCGAATGTCACCTGTCGCCGCATTCTCCAGCATCAGCACAAACAGCCGGTCTTCCTCCGCGCTCTCCGGGTCGGCAAAGGCAGCGGCGGTCCGTTCCAGCTTGGCGGTCAGCGCTGATTTGTCGGGCGGCAGGTTGGTAAAGCCGCCGCCAGTCAGTTTCGCCATCTCATACATGGGTTGCAGGTCCGCCATGGTGGCGGGCCGGATTCGAAAACTCATACGCCCCTCATACGCCCCCTTGCCCGATAATCCTGAGGATCGACAGCGCCGACAGGCGCGCCCGCTCTGCCAGACTGTCAACCAGCAGATATTCCGCATCGCTGTGAATGCTGCCGCCGCGCACGCCCATCGTGTCCACAACCGGTACACCGCAGGCGGCAATATTGTTGCCATCACAGACACCGCCCGTGTCGCGATGGCCGATCGCCAAGCCCAGATCAGCGCCTGCCTGCTCCACCAGCG
This window encodes:
- a CDS encoding N-succinylarginine dihydrolase; its protein translation is MLTEINFDGLIGPSHNYAGLSPGNIASAIHAGGVSRPREAALQGLGKMRANMERGLVQGWFMPLPRPNAGWLELLATDFASAEPHMRAAAFSASSMWAANAATVSPAADTADGRCHLTVANLMTMAHRSHEWTDTLAQLKLAFANPAFVVHQPVPAPFGDEGAANHMRLAPSHGEPGVEIFVYGKSGGAFPARQHVEASKAIARAHGLSADRTLFIEQNPAAIAGGAFHNDVVAVANERVLFCHESAFADRKASYAAIVSAAPWCEIVEVAEADVPLADVISSYLFNAQLVTLPGGEQALVVPTEAMATPSVRQWLDTHVSGNGPIRQVLPVDVRQSMANGGGPACLRLRVVADPSTIDPRFLCSATKLDRAAAIVAEHWPETIAPADLGNPALVERVILARKALLSALNLSQLG
- a CDS encoding arginine N-succinyltransferase, with the protein product MSFRIRPATMADLQPMYEMAKLTGGGFTNLPPDKSALTAKLERTAAAFADPESAEEDRLFVLMLENAATGDIRGTCQIFTRVGVRWPFYSYRLGTISKRSEELNRTFKAETLNLVSDLEGSSEVGGLFLHPHERAGGLGLLLARSRYLFIRAHRHIFADRILAELRGVIDDAGGSPFWDGVAGKFFGMNFQEADQFNALHGNQFIADLMPKHPVYTAMLTEAARSVIGMPHPTGRAAMRMLENEGFNYENYIDIFDGGPTMTARTDQVRSIRDARTDVVVGIAEEGERALVSTGSWQAFRSTFARLVPVEGGVTINPDGADTLGVAVGDSIDWIAG
- a CDS encoding alpha/beta fold hydrolase; the protein is MAKKPKIELSGEPEGGAALSPLVGLAREDLIGAVGALLRETAANPATTLKHVNAFNQDVMKIMTGKSELAPDAKDKRFADPAWSFNPFYRAGVQYYLAVQKSTQAWIDDLAFDELERNRARFVSAMIMDALSPTNTLAGNPSAIKRAIDSGGLSLMKGLKNAYDDIMHNDAIVSQVDKRPFKVGENLAVTPGQVVWRTEMMELIQYAPTTDKVHGVPLLTVPPQINKAYINDLTPTKSVVQLQLAAGLQPFLISWRNPQAEHGHWGLEDYVDAVIEAIGVVCAITGSDKVNLAGACSGGITLATILSKMAAMGDHRANSATLMVCVLQPEATDSEVGALVSKNGIELARQRSAKKGILDGASLSRAFAWLRPNDLVWNYVINNYLHGEDPPAFDILYWNNDSTNLPAKLHSDYLDFYETQPFANPGKVKLAGHTVDLKKVDMDLFILAGVTDHITPWKACYRSTQLFGSKNIEFVLSQSGHIQAILNPPGNPKAKFYRSNKKPPADVDRWLGQAEEVAGSWWPFWAEWLKERAGKLVDAPKTLGSKQYPPIEAAPGSYAHG